The Triticum dicoccoides isolate Atlit2015 ecotype Zavitan unplaced genomic scaffold, WEW_v2.0 scaffold46767, whole genome shotgun sequence genome segment AGCTCTAACCATGTTTCGGCTTGTGATCAATCCATAGATACCAATCGAAAATAAATAGACACTCAAAAAAAGTCCCatgatataagacgttttttgacactacactaatgtAAAAAAAGTCTTACATTATGTAATATTTTTGTCCTTTTTGCCAACAAAAGCTCAAGAGTACAAGTCGGCCTGAGTATCTCTATATATACCAGCACGGCAGCACCTCCACATAGTACTTCCAAGTACACCTCTCATTTTGTTCTCCGAATCACTATCCAAACAACTCGATGGCAGCAGCTCACGCGGACTGTTCCGGCCAGAAGGAGACGATGGCAACTTTTCACCCGACTTTGTGGGGAGATTACTTCCTTACACACCAGCCACAATCTTCAGGGCAGGTATTACTGTACATACTCGTAGTACTACATACCTGAGATAATGCATGTTTGCATGCACACGTCGGGTGAAAGGAAGTAATTTAAAGTAGTAGATGCTGCAATTATTTGGAGATAACTATAGGGTCGTGGAAAGATTTTTTGCATGACATCGGCTTATTTAGGTGAATATACAAATGACTTCAATTTGCCGAATCAATGCAATaccaaacatgcatgcatgcatgtgtcggCCCAATTTTAAAGAAAAAATATCATATTTATTAAGTAAACTCATGATTTAGCTCTTCTCGTGAAAACATGACAATCACACTATGCCACGTTGTACACACAATGACACAAAATACAATATTTGTACTCCCCCCGTCCGTATTTATTAGGCACATTCACATTTTGAGCCCAAGTTTGACCATACATTTGCGTAATATAATATGAATTATATGTAGAAAAATGGTGCCATTGAAAACTTCCTTTGAATACGAATACAACAATATAATTTTGTTTAAAATATTACTTATATTTTGCAAATCGAATCTAGAGTCAAAATTTGGCCCAAAATACAagggggcctaataaacccggacgaaggAAGTACAATGCAACATTAAGTTGTTTTTCTAAATGACAGTCTACACTATCGTAAGGATTTGTTATCACAAACAGCTTCCAACAAACAAATGCTGGAAAACACCCATGATTTGTTTCGATGCTATGCAACATTTTTGTGTGATGGGTATGTGTTTTAATTAGTTGTAACATCTTTTTATGTCTGAAAGAATTATTATTTTTGGCGGAAACTTTTACAACAATAGTCACCATATTAGGTATAAATTAGATTCTACCATTATTTGTATTAATTAAGAATGTTTTTCTTGTAGAATTTTTCATAGTTACTTGAGAGCAACTATTATTTGTAAATCAGCCAAGTAGCCTATCATAAAACCAAGAGTTGCACACGAATTTGAAGTTTATTTGTAATACCATGCAACTGCCTCATTGCATATTTCTAGAACTAAAGTTGCTATAATATCTTGAATGTGTAGCTATCCAATTTCATTACATAGATATTAAATGGTTAGGACATTGACTTAAAAATAAGAATCAACTAACTTAGAAATAAATGTTCTAGTTTGTTAAGATATTTTAATGGTGTGTCATTTTTATTGCAGTTCTTGAAATTGTAGCATTATGGTGAACACTATGATGCAAAGCATTAGTGGTCTACATGATTGATTAGTAATACCATTTACATTATTGCAGCAACCTCAGATGAGAGAAAGAATGGAAGTTTTATTGGAGAAAGTAAGAGCAATAATAAAAGAGTCAAATGGAATACAAAAAGTAATGGAGCTTATACTCTCGCTTGAACGACTTGGCTTGGACTACCACTATGAGAATGAGATCGGGGAACTACTGGATGTCGTTTTGAACTCTGATTATGATGATAATAATCTATAGTTGGTTTCACTTCGATTTTATCTTTTGCGGAAAAATAGATATGATGTCTCATCTGGTAAGGCCCCATAAACTTACACAACCAAGATATATAGCAATCAAACATTGATTTCTTGGAAATTATTAATGTCCATTTTCAATAAACATTGCAGATGTATTCAATAAATTTCAAGACAAACAAGGAGATTTCTTTCAATCAGATACAAATAGTTTATTGAGCTTATATAGTGCAGCGCATATGAGGACCAAGGGAGAGAAAGTACTTGACAAGGCAATCTATTTCACTAAAAAACACCTCCTTGGCGCGTTAGAACATTTGGAATCACCATGTGTAGAGGAAGTGTATTTTGCTCTTCTTACACCTCCTTTTAGAAGGGTTAGGATATTAGAAGCAAGAAGCTACATACCTTGTTATGAAAAAGAGCCTACACGAAATGAAGCCATATTGGAGCTTGCAAAATTGAATTTTAATATTCTGCAACTTCTTTTCTGTGGGGAGTTAAAGGAGGTCACCTTGTAAGTTTTTTTTTNNNNNNNNNNNNNNNNNNNNNNNNNNNNNNNNNNNNNNNNNNNNNNNNNNNNNNNNNNNNNNNNNNNNNNNNNNNNNNNNNNNNNNNNNNNNNNNNNNNNNNNNNNNNNNNNNNNNNNNNNNNNNNNNNNNNNNNNNNNNNNNNNNNNNNNNNNNNNNNNNNNNNNNNNNNNNNNNNNNNNNNNNNNNNNNNNNNNNNNNNNNNNNNNNNNNNNNNNNNNNNNNNNNNNNNNNNNNNNNNNNNNNNNNNNNNNNNNNNNNNNNNNNNNNNNNNNNNNNNNNNNNNNNNNNNNNNNNNNNNNNNNNNNNNNNNNNNNNNNNNNNNNNNNNNNNNNNNNNNNNNNNNNNNNNNNNNNNNNNNNNNNNNNNNNNNNNNNNNNNNNNNNNNNNNNNNNNNNNNNNNNNNNNNNNNNNNNNNNNNNNNNNNNNNNNNNNNNNNNNNNNNNNNNNNNNNNNNNNNNNNNNNNNNNNNNNNNNNNNNNNNNNNNNNNNNNNNNNNNNNNNNNNNNNNNNNNNNNNNNNNNNNNNNNNNNNNNNNNNNNNNNNNNNNNNNNNNNNNNNNNNNNNNNNNNNNNNNNNNNNNNNNNNNNNNNNNNNNNNNNNNNNNNNNNNNNNNNNNNNNNNNNNNNNNNNNNNNNNNNNNNNNNNNNNNNNNNNNNNNNNNNNNNNNNNNNNNNNNNNNNNNNNNNNNNNNNNNNNNNNNNNNNNNNNNNNNNNNNNNNNNNNNNNNNNNNNNNNNNNNNNNNNNNNNNNNNNNNNNNNNNNNNNNNNNNNNNNNNNNNNNNNNNNNNNNNNNNNNNNNNNNNNNNNNNNNNNNNNNNNNNNNNNNNNNNNNNNNNNNNNNNNNNNNNNNNNNNNNNNNNNNNNNNNNNNNNNNNNNNNNNNNNNNNNNNNNNNNNNNNNNNNNNNNNNNNNNNNNNNNNNNNNNNNNNNNNNNNNNNNNNNNNNNNNNNNNNNNNNNNNNNNNNNNNNNNNNNNNNNNNNNNNNNNNNNNNNNNNNNNNNNNNNNNNNNNNNNNNNNNNNNNNNNNNNNNNNNNNNNNNNNNNNNNNNNNNNNNNNNNNNNNNNNNNNNNNNNNNNNNNNNNNNNNNNNNNNNNNNNNNNNNNNNNNNNNNNNNNNNNNNNNNNNNNNNNNNNNNNNNNNNNNNNNNNNNNNNNNNNNNNNNNNNNNNNNNNNNNNNNNNNNNNNNNNNNNNNNNNNNNNNNNNNNNNNNNNNNNNNNNNNNNNNNNNNNNNNNNNNNNNNNNNNNNNNNNNNNNNNNNNNNNNNNNNNNNNNNNNNNNNNNNNNNNNNNNNNNNNNNNNNNNNNNNNNNNNNNNNNNNNNNNNNNNNNNNNNNNNNNNNNNNNNNNNNNNNNNNNNNNNNNNNNNNNNNNNNNNNNNNNNNNNNNNNNNNNNNNNNNNNNNNNNNNNNNNNNNNNNNNNNNNNNNNNNNNNNNNNNNNNNNNNNNNNNNNNNNNNNNNNNNNNNNNNNNNNNNNNNNNNNNNNNNNNNNNNNNNNNNNNNNNNNNNNNNNNNNNNNNNNNNNNNNNNNNNNNNNNNNNNNNNNNNNNNNNNNNNNNNNNNNNNNNNNNNNNNNNNNNNNNNNNNNNNNNNNNNNNNNNNNNNNNNNNNNNNNNNNNNNNNNNNNNNNNNNNNNNNNNNNNNNNNNNNNNNNNNNNNNNNNNNNNNNNNNNNNNNNNNNNNNNNNNNNNNNNNNNNNNNNNNNNNNNNNNNNNNNNNNNNNNNNNNNNNNNNNNNNNNNNNNNNNNNNNNNNNNNNNNNNNNNNNNNNNNNNNNNNNNNNNNNNNNNNNNNNNNNNNNNNNNNNNNNNNNNNNNNNNNNNNNNNNNNNNNNNNNNNNNNNNNNNNNNNNNNNNNNNNNNNNNNNNNNNNNNNNNNNNNNNNNNNNNNNNNNNNNNNNNNNNNNNNNNNNNNNNNNNNNNNNNNNNNNNNNNNNNNNNNNNNNNNNNNNNNNNNNNNNNNNNNNNNNNNNNNNNNNNNNNNNNNNNNNNNNNNNNNNNNNNNNNNNNNNNNNNNNNNNNNNNNNNNNNNNNNNNNNNNNNNNNNNNNNNNNNNNNNNNNNNNNNNNNNNNNNNNNNNNNNNNNNNNNNNNNNNNNNNNNNNNNNNNNNNNNNNNNNNNNNNNNNNNNNNNNNNNNNNNNNNNNNNNNNNNNNNNNNNNNNNNNNNNNNNNNNNNNNNNNNNNNNNNNNNNNNNNNNNNNNNNNNNNNNNNNNNNNNNNNNNNNNNNNNNNNNNNNNNNNNNNNNNNNNNNNNNNNNNNNNNNNNNNNNNNNNNNNNNNNNNNNNNNNNNNNNNNNNNNNNNNNNNNNNNNNNNNNNNNNNNNNNNNNNNNNNNNNNNNNNNNNNNNNNNNNNNNNNNNNNNNNNNNNNNNNNNNNNNNNNNNNNNNNNNNNNNNNNNNNNNNNNNNNNNNNNNNNNNNNNNNNNNNNNNNNNNNNNNNNNNNNNNNNNNNNNNNNNNNNNNNNNNNNNNNNNNNNNNNNNNNNNNNNNNNNNNNNNNNNNNNNNNNNNNNNNNNNNNNNNNNNNNNNNNNNNNNNNNNNNNNNNNNNNNNNNNNNNNNNNNNNNNNNNNNNNNNNNNNNNNNNNNNNNNNNNNNNNNNNNNNNNNNNNNNNNNNNNNNNNNNNNNNNNNNNNNNNNNNNNNNNNNNNNNNNNNNNNNNNNNNNNNNNNNNNNNNNNNNNNNNNNNNNNNNNNNNNNNNNNNNNNNNNNNNNNNNNNNNNNNNNNNNNNNNNNNNNNNNNNNNNNNNNNNNNNNNNNNNNNNNNNNNNNNNNNNNNNNNNNNNNNNNNNNNNNNNNNNNNNNNNNNNNNNNNNNNNNNNNNNNNNNNNNNNNNNNNNNNNNNNNNNNNNNNNNNNNNNNNNNNNNNNNNNNNNNNNNNNNNNNNNNNNNNNNNNNNNNNNNNNNNNNNNNNNNNNNNNNNNNNNNNNNNNNNNNNNNNNNNNNNNNNNNNNNNNNNNNNNNNNNNNNNNNNNNNNNNNNNNNNNNNNNNNNNNNNNNNNNNNNNNNNNNNNNNNNNNNNNNNNNNNNNNNNNNNNNNNNNNNNNNNNNNNNNNNNNNNNNNNNNNNNNNNNNNNNNNNNNNNNNNNNNNNNNNNNNNNNNNNNNNNNNNNNNNNNNNNNNNNNNNNNNNNNNNNNNNNNNNNNNNNNNNNNNNNNNNNNNNNNNNNNNNNNNNNNNNNNNNNNNNNNNNNNNNNNNNNNNNNNNNNNNNNNNNNNNNNNNNNNNNNNNNNNNNNNNNNNNNNNNNNNNNNNNNNNNNNNNNNNNNNNNNNNNNNNNNNNNNNNNNNNNNNNNNNNNNNNNNNNNNNNNNNNNNNNNNNNNNNNNNNNNNNNNNNNNNNNNNNNNNNNNNNNNNNNNNNNNNNNNNNNNNNNNNNNNNNNNNNNNNNNNNNNNNNNNNNNNNNNNNNNNNNNNNNNNNNNNNNNNNNNNNNNNNNNNNNNNNNNNNNNNNNNNNNNNNNNNNNNNNNNNNNNNNNNNNNNNNNNNNNNNNNNNNNNNNNNNNNNNNNNNNNNNNNNNNNNNNNNNNNNNNNNNNNNNNNNNNNNNNNNNNNNNNNNNNNNNNNNNNNNNNNNNNNNNNNNNNNNNNNNNNNNNNNNNNNNNNNNNNNNNNNNNNNNNNNNNNNNNNNNNNNNNNNNNNNNNNNNNNNNNNNNNNNNNNNNNNNNNNNNNNNNNNNNNNNNNNNNNNNNNNNNNNNNNNNNNNNNNNNNNNNNNNNNNNNNNNNNNNNNNNNNNNNNNNNNNNNNNNNNNNNNNNNNNNNNNNNNNNNNNNNNNNNNNNNNNNNNNNNNNNNNNNNNNNNNNNNNNNNNNNNNNNNNNNNNNNNNNNNNNNNNNNNNNNNNNNNNNNNNNNNNNNNNNNNNNNNNNNNNNNNNNNNNNNNNNNNNNNNNNNNNNNNNNNNNNNNNNNNNNNNNNNNNNNNNNNNNNNNNNNNNNNNNNNNNNNNNNNNNNNNNNNNNNNNNNNNNNNNNNNNNNNNNNNNNNNNNNNNNNNNNNNNNNNNNNNNNNNNNNNNNNNNNNNNNNNNNNNNNNNNNNNNNNNNNNNNNNNNNNNNNNNNNNNNNNNNNNNNNNNNNNNNNNNNNNNNNNNNNNNNNNNNNNNNNNNNNNNNNNNNNNNNNNNNNNNNNNNNNNNNNNNNNNNNNNNNNNNNNNNNNNNNNNNNNNNNNNNNNNNNNNNNNNNNNNNNNNNNNNNNNNNNNNNNNNNNNNNNNNNNNNNNNNNNNNNNNNNNNNNNNNNNNNNNNNNNNNNNNNNNNNNNNNNNNNNNNNNNNNNNNNNNNNNNNNNNNNNNNNNNNNNNNNNNNNNNNNNNNNNNNNNNNNNNNNNNNNNNNNNNNNNNNNNNNNNNNNNNNNNNNNNNNNNNNNNNNNNNNNNNNNNNNNNNNNNNNNNNNNNNNNNNNNNNNNNNNNNNNNNNNNNNNNNNNNNNNNNNNNNNNNNNNNNNNNNNNNNNNNNNNNNNNNNNNNNNNNNNNNNNNNNNNNNNNNNNNNNNNNNNNNNNNNNNNNNNNNNNNNNNNNNNNNNNNNNNNNNNNNNNNNNNNNNNNNNNNNNNNNNNNNNNNNNNNNNNNNNNNNNNNNNNNNNNNNNNNNNNNNNNNNNNNNNNNNNNNNNNNNNNNNNNNNNNNNNNNNNNNNNNNNNNNNNNNNNNNNNNNNNNNNNNNNNNNNNNNNNNNNNNNNNNNNNNNNNNNNNNNNNNNNNNNNNNNNNNNNNNNNNNNNNNNNNNNNNNNNNNNNNNNNNNNNNNNNNNNNNNNNNNNNNNNNNNNNNNNNNNNNAACATAATTGACACTTTCTACCATTATATTTTGCAGCGTGAGCAACAAGGGGTCCACTGTGCATCTACTATCCAATCTTACATGAAGGAGCATGAGATGACAAAAGATGACGCGTGTGAAAAGATAAAGGAACTTATTGAGAATTCATGGGAAGATATGTTAAAACATTATTTGGAATTGATAGAACAACCAATGGTTGTGCCACAAATTATACTTGAGCTTTCAAGAACTGTGGATAACATGTACAAGCATACCGATGCATACACTAATTCAAAGACAATCAAAGATACTATAAGAATGCTTTTTATTGACCCAATGGAATAGTTGTACGAGGCATGCATCAACAGGGGATACAAAAGTAGCATCTCTACACTGCTTTTGCAACAATAATGCCTAGTCATGTTAGAATGGTGATCAAGAGCAATCTACTTAGATTGCCACCATGTTAATGTATCTTTTTTTCAGTTAAACAAACATGTCGTGCTCGCTTCTGGGAATGTATGAGTGATACTAAACTTTGTTTTATGCATTGGCTTTTTGAAACATAAATGCTTTCTTTCATTCATTTTCTCTGTGTGTGGTCCTACCCTAGTCCATTGTGCAAGCATAGagattctctcttcatcctagtataAAACAAAATACTCGTCAAAACTTATCCAATCAAGGCATAAGTTATGCTTCAAAGCCAAAAAAGGTTGCTTGGTGTCGTAATTGTATTCATTATTTCATATTGCATTTTTGTAAGGAGCATGTTGTATGGTTAACGCCAACATTGTGATAATACAAGTCCCTGCATCTTGCTCCTCCCGTCTAATCCTCATTGGCTCCAGATAGATTTTCAATATCataatatgcatcacaatcatcatcccaatcatgatttttgtcataagtAATAGGAATGTCATACTCAGCAGTAGTATTGGCAATAGACATTGTTTCATCATTAATAgcaactagtcatcaacccgtgcaacTACACATGGCTAGCAATTAATGAGACACACATAATCAATAAGAGCTTCATATTCTTATATTTTAATATGTTTTACACGGTTGGAAAAACTTGATATGAAGAATATTATTGACTCAAACAATGCATCAAGGTGATACACCCGTACATAATTCAGAATATAACTTCATTCCTCTTTTGTTTATTGTAAAAGTAAAATATAAATCCTACAATTAGTTTTAAGTAATTTTTTAGGATCAACAAGGGGGCTCAAAAGGAGCCCCAATTATTAAATATAAGAAGGTATAAAGATTCCAACATCAGAAGGATCCCACATGTTTGTGGCAAAACTAAATCGCTATCAGTTTCTTAACCATTGTTGTACTAGTACCTCACGGGGCTACGCACACCCCcaatcacacacagtttctagaaCTATTTACTCGAGTGGGTTGGCGATTAGGGGGGGGAGGGTCATTGCTGACCAACTTGAAATTGTGTGCGACGGGCCATGCAAAAACACACGTATGTTCTAGCACAATCATCTATGATAATTTCTGTAGCACTCATGATGACTTTCTAGAAACGTGTGTGATTTTCATAATATCTCGTGCAGCTTGGCAGAAAATCGTCTGTGCTAATTTTCTTTGGCACACACGAGTTCTATCTTCTATAATGTGTGCGATTGTTACATTTTCTCCGGCGTGTCTTTGGAAGAAAATCGTGTGTGATAATCATATCATCGCAGACATTTTCTTATCTTTAATTGTTGTATTTTTCAGATTCGTTGCACATGGTTTGTTTTCTTGAATCGTGTCTATGCTCAATGACGAGCACAACCTTTTTGGCCGCAATTTAATATCTAGtacatgattttttttataaaatctGTCAGAATATGAATTTGGACATAGGCACACAACACAACACATATCAATCAACATAATATTACACTGTATGTATATATAGAATGATCATTGATCACTTTcgtgtaccaatacaagtagcaaagTAGGAACATTTGACACCTAAAAGCCATCACCTCTATAGAGGGCACAACATTGTAGATGAAGGACAATTGAGTAGTTGATGTTCTTGCATAAGAGGAATGTCCATATTGTCTCCAAATAAGCTTTCACaccactttataaataaagcaaccaccaTGTCTACACAAGTTCAAGTGCAACATAGCAATAAAATAGTCTactagtttaaatactcagccgcttcaACCAGACATACAAttttcacagcagttggaactggtctaccaaatcattgtcttcaccaagccaaccagttctattttctcaaccctttcatttcctcattcatgtgttgatgaacctgatcattactatttgaagactttgactgaagacttccttTATTTCCtcgatcctatttcttcagtcacatagtctttGGCTTGCTTATCCTGTTtcacgctttttgtactctgtgcttgtttcatttcatcatgatgactatgtttttGCTTTGTTTTGCTTATacctaagtacttattccgctgctagtgtgtcgttgcttaggaatttcttcacctagaaatttctcagtgacgaatttgtaa includes the following:
- the LOC119346659 gene encoding zingiberene synthase-like: MATFHPTLWGDYFLTHQPQSSGQQPQMRERMEVLLEKLVSLRFYLLRKNRYDVSSDVFNKFQDKQGDFFQSDTNSLLSLYSAAHMRTKGEKVLDKAIYFTKKHLLGALEHLESPCVEEVYFALLTPPFRRVRILEARSYIPCYEKEPTRNEAILELAKLNFNILQLLFCGELKEVTL